From Oncorhynchus clarkii lewisi isolate Uvic-CL-2024 chromosome 26, UVic_Ocla_1.0, whole genome shotgun sequence, the proteins below share one genomic window:
- the LOC139385194 gene encoding tetraspanin-3-like: MGQCGITSSKTVLVFLNLIFWAAAGILCYIGAYVFITYDDYDHFFEDVYTLIPASIIIAVGTLLFIIGLIGCCATIRESSCGLTAFAVILLLVFVTEVVVVVIGYIYRARVEDQVNHSIQKVYDEYNGTNTDAPSRAIDYVQRQLHCCGIHNYSDWRNTRWFKESRNNSVPVSCCKPNISNCTGTMSRPGDLYPEGCEALVVKKLKEIMMYVIWAALTFAAIQMLGMLCACVVLCRRGHDPAYELLVTGATYA, translated from the exons ATGGGCCAGTGTGGGATTACTTCATCAAAGACCGTCCTGGTGTTTCTGAATCTAATATTCTGG gcTGCAGCTGGAATTCTGTGTTACATTGGAGCCTATGTGTTCATCACATATGATGACTATGACCACTTCTTTGAGGATGTGTACACCTTGATCCCAGCGTCCATTATAATAGCAGTCGGGACTCTGCTGTTTATCATTGGGCTGATTGGATGCTGTGCCACAATACGGGAAAGCTCCTGCGGACTAACAGCT TTTGCTGTCATTCTCCTGCTGGTGTTTGTCACAGAAGTTGTTGTGGTTGTTATTGGTTATATCTACAGAGCTAGG GTGGAAGATCAGGTGAACCACTCCATTCAGAAGGTGTATGATGAATACAATGGCACCAACACAGATGCCCCCAGCCGAGCCATCGACTATGTGCAGAGACAG CTCCACTGCTGTGGCATTCACAACTACTCTGACTGGAGGAATACTCGCTGGTTCAAGGAGTCCAGAAACAACAGTGTTCCAGTCAGCTGCTGTAAACCCAACATCAGCAACTGTACTGGAACCATGAGCCGGCCTGGTGACCTCTACCCAGAG GGCTGTGAAGCTCTTGTTGTgaaaaagctgaaagaaatcatgaTGTATGTCATTTGGGCTGCTCTGACCTTCGCTGCAATACAG ATGCTGGGGATGCTGTGTGCCTGTGTGGTGCTGTGCAGGAGGGGGCATGACCCGGCCTATGAGCTACTGGTCACCGGAGCAACCTACGCATGA